The window caatcagccttatctactccccaccacatctagaaggccgtggaaaaatctggcgcgatgaccgctgccggagccatccacccccaatcttggtgttccgtgcaatgcacgggcatctacgcatgggaaattatgtcgaacagggctagttgtaagcaggctagctctatagccatgatgatagtgactgcagacggtgaggctgactatggtatgccgaactcggcgcctatactcaggtgtcatctccggtgcagggtcttgtcacttcactttgaggagcaacacgtaataatttgaccaatgggtagtacagtgctagtaatcctactactacattggtagtactactactagtactagtagcaccaccgtctggatttaggagtactaccacgtccatctggattttagtatttgactagcaatatctagtaatgcatgtcataaaaaatgtactactccctctgtaaataaatacatggtgttttattcctatcggcgagagaacttaatgttttttgctaactagagtactaataggattacatgcaatgaactaaacactacatgtcatttttggtagtctcaagtcattgaaagcatgcacgacccacatctctcattggttgatatgtcatgaaataagaaacaaggagggagttaatgcaccgtgcctaagtattttgggattatttggttttcataaggtgacttacacaacatttttgtttacatgcattaacattttattagttaaatcaaaggtaaaaacttggcgcaaaatgcaaaggggaccaataaaccagtaaacatcaaacttctctcgtttggccccaactagaggtccggtgagatgactatactgcaccggcacggagggggacgcagcttcattgacttacgacaactgcctttgggtgaatgacacgtgggcccagggggtggctggcccacctatcatacaaccaaaggcaggtgcagtagagggcctaggagtagtacaaaatcctacgcacctacgcacgctaaccaatggcaagagtgatcactcgaatcgcaagattagttgactagaagctaagctagacccatggaggcgatgagcgcgagcatcagccggctgtgccagatggtccacgacaccggctTGCGGCCCGACACCGCGGAACGTCTCTAGGTAGTAtttcttgaggccgccagggcaaggGGCTGCTTGGACGATaggttcgtctccttgttcgacgaggtcctcgtcggtttcctcgacaagttcactgtcgtcaagaagcttgctgacgactttgacataagcccccagccgacacgcccaggctctgcgatgcccgccaccctcaacggccactatggtgacaacttcttcgacgcactggtggccctgcgactgcccgccgtcgcgccagagaatgtccaccttgaggtcgcgctcgccgtgcagcgcctggtgccggaagacaccatcgacataatcacccacgtctacgcgcaaatcgtccacaaggactactacatgcaagaggaggacgataggacgctggccttcttggaccgcagggcaaccctggacgacactgttcagaagcacgttgagctcgccgccaacgccgctgctcctcacacgtcggttggtgacccggcgcactagggcgtgaggatgtcgttgatggatccgtatgtatttttatctttccgtcaaatccatgtagtagtatatgatactacagtaattatcttacctttcgcatcaacttcataattttcgtacgtactccatgcatgaatggcgccagaaccaaacttctcattactctaggaaaaatcattattttctatctatcggtcgcgccatggagcagaaccaaattttacaagttatgagttcaaaaggaaaagcctgccgtgttcgcgtcgcacccccacacggttggtccggcacgccgctcaagcaggaatctatgcggtgttgcattttcacttacaagtgggaccatagttgagcaaaccgactatcggcaaacccccaccctgcccactgcgcgatggctgagaaaacaggagggagaagagatggctgtagcacggactccaagaaaatttgtgtcagatgggactcgtgtgggtggcgtgtgtcgtactgctagacgtgaatgctagttatggcccatggcaccccactatatcgagcctatatcgaggtacgtagaacaaatttcctgcagtctgtgctcagccctcctctatctctcttctcagccagccagcggacgcgcggagcccatcatctgtttgctcacatgcggccccacatgtcagtgaaaatgcaagaggacccaatgaacctacacatctttcacctcaacgtgctggtgatgaaaaacaaatccaataaacatcttcggtggccacttttggagttactcaagagtagtaagattctatttacagtttaacccaagatgcacatctcgtagcttcaactaccactctattttctttcatgacacgacctggatgctggatgtcccatgtgtcggcaaaaggaggaagaacccgaccaaatcttcggttgtgctctcggattagactagttgtgctaacttaaaatttttattgtgtactccctccgttccaaaataattgacttccatttgtccaaaaatggatgtacctatatactaaaacatgtctagatacacatatagtttgacaaatagaaggcatgtattgtgcaacggagggagtagaatggatgcaagtttttgtattgggaagaagagtacatccatatattgatagagcgcaatttagtagatgttctatcacttttagctagcacataggctagagatgagattagtgcacttgttgatactcctactagaatagaggctagacatgagactagatgcgaggaagcaacgtctacttctttacactcgaagaagaaagaagcatgcaagatcgagcctccgcagatcaataatgaatgcatcaagaaggcactaatccaacttacaggagtagaaaaatgtattcttgtggttcttgttttctttggtcttgcttttctagtcaaaattatcattggagttcgtgtaaaatggaggtccgtttggggtcgtgcgttggagttggccttacaagtgggactgcagttaaggaaaccgactatcggcaaacccccacctcgcccgccacgcgttgaTCAGTGCCATATTCGATATCTTTAAAAGATTCATCTGAAACGTCAACAGATTCATCTGAATGAAAAGAACTATGTAACTATGTACGTAACATTGCTAGCTTTTTCCTGGCAGGAAAATGCACATAAACGGCAGATGATATGGGAACAAAATAACAGATCCATGCAAAATATATTCAAGAAAAGTTTGATACAAAAGTAAAGTGCAAAGACTGGTAGTTCGAACGTAAAAGTACTCACGAGTTATCAACTcaataacaaaaaaaatgagaCCAGAGGATTTTAAAGAAGCGGCGAAAGACCCGGGCTTATTCAATTAGTGAACTAACTAACAAGTTTAAATCCGCTGCACAGGATTTTAACCCTGGACACACGGTGACTCCACTGCACAACCCACAACCACCACTAGGCTATAATTCCATTCTCGCAAAGGGATACACTCAATACCACCAAATTCATAAAAAAATTACACATGGATAGATAGAAATTTCTACACAACAGACTGAAATATGTAGTCTTCACATGGTTTAGCACAACAGTGGAGATAACTAATTTAAATTGAACAGAGCAAGTAACGGTGGTCAGCATGCCACCAGAAATGGAGCACGCACAGTGCACAAACTATTGTCGTACTAAAGTCAAGATCAGCCAGATCACCAAAGTTTAGAATAATGCAACAAATACATGTAATTTGGTGATAACCTGGTGTTAGTACTGTGATGAAGGATCAAGCACATGTCCCATGAAGATAACCGTAGCAGACACTTCCTCCCGAATGAGAAAGAAGAAAGGGTGGTCGGCTGTGAAGTGCTCTGTTGGTAAAGGCTTGCCTATGCTTTTCTCCACAGAAGTTTCTTCAATTTCATCATCGTTCACTTCCAAAATCACTTTATGAAGTACATCAGATAGAAACAAAGGCTCCTTCGAGTCACCTTCCTTTACCATATCTTTGAAATCTGCATCTCGTCGGAATGGCAATTCAAGTGTCATATCTTTCAGAAAATCCTTCATGTCGATCTGAAAAGATATCGTGAATTTGGGCACCCCAATACCCACATGGCGCTTCTCCGTCGGTAAATGTTGTTCTAAGAATGCCGGTTCAGAGAAAATCTTCTTGGTTAATTCAAACAGACCATCATGAGCATCTGGGAGGAAAATGTACATGGAAAATTTCCGTTCATTATTCCCTTGCTTGTAAGGAAGCTTAATAACTTTGAATCCGTCATGCGCAGCAAAAAGACGAGTTCTGTCATACTCCACAAAAGGAACTAGGACATGTGTTCCATCCAGACAGTAGAATTTTTGTTCAGCAGTCTTCCCTATATCAGTCTTATCCAGCCATCTGCCTTTAAAATACAGCGCGCTGCCAAGTACAAGCCCTGTATTCTGGTCAACTAATCCATCTGGAACGAGTGAGGTAATGGTTTGTCTCGTGGACTTGTTGACCCATGAGTTAATTTGCTCAGCAGCATCTTCTGGCTTCAAATATCAAGAAAATAGTTTCCATAAATATCAAAATAAGAATCACAAGGCATCTCAAGTACAGTTAACACCAGACGATTAGTTTCTTACTGATATTTTTTCCAAAACAATTTAGTGTCTTATACTGTTCAAACTCAAATATATCGAGACAAACTCTTGAAAAGGATCTTACAGTAACAACCAACTGTGTAGTTATTACTTTCATGATGGAATATAAGTCTCTTTGCTCAATTAACATTTTTACTAGAGCAAAGAAATTTCGACAACATCCTATAGCAAAGTAGTTGCACAGGTGAGTAAAAGACAGTAAACCagaaaacacaaacatatatggagGTATCGATTACCTACACTAATCAGATGACATGAATACAAATATCTGTTTCCTGCACGCTCAAACAATCGAAGTTGAGACGTTCTGAACTTTCACTGCCACAGTGCCGCTAACTAATGGCACAAGCATACTTAGAACAGCTGAAGAACATACTCCGTAACTACAATCACCATGCAATTGATGTGAGACAGGAGCCATAACACGTACCGTGCTCTTGAAATCGACCGTCTTGGCCGCTGAGCAGTACAGGCCACCAGCGGtctcgacgaactccggcgagagcGTCGTTGATGCGTCGGCCCACACGCCAGAGGCGAACGCGAGCCGTGGTCCACCAGACTTCGCGCGGTCCTTGAGCACGCGCTTGACCACACGCGACGCCACATTGGCCGCGTCAGCCGCTGCGCCCTTGCCGCCGCCACCGCAGCCCAACGTACCGAGCAACTGCCTCCGCGTCGCACCACGCGCGCCGGAGGCCGCGAGGGAGAGCGCGGCGTGGACTCCAACAGGGGATACAGCGGCGTTTCCAGTGCCTGCGGCGGCGAGGACGCGGCCGGCGAGGGGCAGGCAGAACGCGCGTTGTGCTGCGTCCAGGGCCTCCTCCCATGGCCTCGTCGGCATCGGCGCAGGGGCGACGGGCGCCTGAGCATCAGGAACCGGACCGGGGGACGGCGAGGGAGGGTGAGGTTTCGGGGCGGGGCTCCGCCGGTTGGGTTTTGGGGCGGCGCTCCGGCGGAGCACCCGCGGGAGGGAGGAGAAGTGCCGCATTTTGGGATGGAAAACCAGGAAGACTCTGGCCAGGGTTTATTTAGGGTTCAACGATCAAAGAAAGTGATCTCTGTGGGCTGATCCGATTTGAGGCCCAATAAGCCGGTACTCTCAACCAGTGTGCGTCAATTTGGGCGCAGCGACTATTTATCGCCTTAAGCGAGCACAGGGGGAACGTCTCGCTGCAGGGCTCAACTAATTTGGCCGGCCCATTCGCGTGCGGTTAATGAACTGCAAAGGAGGAGAAAGTCGGTGTCCTTTTCTTAACACGAAACAAGCCGCGTTTCTCATGGTCTATTGTCCGCTTTTATTTCCAGTTTTTTTTGTGTTTCctctattttttctctcttttcattgTTTTTTTCATTTCTTTCCTTCTTTGTTGTCTTTCTTTAGTTTTCTTTTCTTCCTCTATTTTTATTtggctttcttttttcttctccattttggattttcttttttaaTGTCTGTTttcgttttcactctacatttttgTATATGTCAAAAAAAATAAGTGCTAAACATTTTTTGTATAGACGTTCAACATTGTCCAAATGCTTATTCAACATTttataaatacttgttcaacattttaataattattcaacatttttcaaatacttgttcaacattttttagtacttattcaacatttttcaaacacttgttcaacatttttcaaatgtgttTTTAGAGAGTGTTTTTTGTATATATATGtagaatattttaaagtataaataaaagtacaaaaataaagcaaaaaccaagttaacaaaacagaagaaaacagGTTGTACCCTCCCACGCGCCTGGGCCGACCCATCTgggctcccccccccccccagtgcTCGCTTAAAGCGAGACATAGGGGCGCCCCGATTTGGGTTCTGCTCAATAAAACAAAGGACGACGCTAGACGTCGGTCGACCAACCCAAATTCCGGCCTGTCACCACGCGTGCATCCAATTGCCCCACCCCTGGCACCGTTGGACCCCCTATCTCCTTCCTCACGCGGTGCGTCTTCCTCACTTGCTAAAAACCCGAGTCAACGTGCACGCCCGTGGCCGGAAGAGAACGATGGCGAGCGCCGCTGAACCGGCCATGGATGCACGCCGACCAACTCTCGAATCACGCCGGCTCGCCATCGCTCGCCGCGTCGTCACCCTCGTAGAGTCGAAGCATCGCCCCCGTGCTTGCCGGCGGTTGCAGCACAGGGTTTGTTGATTCCAAAAAAATCAGGCATCAGTAGCAACAATTAGGACTCCACTCCTCCATCGTTGCCACAAAATACCACTCCAGTTGGTTGCAGCAAACCCGACTGGTGGTTCCAGCTCTGGCTTCGGCCGGTTGCAGCAAAAACATCTTCGAGGTCGCCATGGAAGCTTGGTCGTGTTCGTCAGGTCGCAACAAATTCCAGTCATGGTTTAGCAAAAAAAATCTTTGATTCCAGCATACTCGTTGCCTAATTCCAGCAGGGTCTCTTTGCCTCATCGCCGCCATCGTAGCTTCTGCGACCGATGGTTGAAGCTTTTGCACAGCCGGTTGCAGCATCTCGCACGAGCCATGATCTCGCCTTCACGCTCTTGCAACTTCCATGACGCCGGTTGCAGCTTTTTTGCCGGCCGATTGCAACAGGGGTTGTCGTCGCCGTTGTAGTCCTCATGGTCGGTAATCTTGTCGGTCGCAGCTTTGGTTCCAGCAAACGACGGCGATGGCGCATTATGGCTTGCGGGTCTCGTAGCAGCTTTTTTGACTCTCTTCACCGCAACAATGCACACACACGACGATGCGGCTTCGTGGGGGAGCACGCCCCATGCAGCAGCTCCAGAGCAATGGTGTCCGAGAAAAAAAAGATGAGCATGAGCAGCTGCATGGCGAGGGCGGAAGAAGAAGGGAACATAATGTGTGTCTCGATTGTGTGGC is drawn from Triticum dicoccoides isolate Atlit2015 ecotype Zavitan chromosome 4A, WEW_v2.0, whole genome shotgun sequence and contains these coding sequences:
- the LOC119286379 gene encoding probable non-inhibitory serpin-Z9 translates to MRHFSSLPRVLRRSAAPKPNRRSPAPKPHPPSPSPGPVPDAQAPVAPAPMPTRPWEEALDAAQRAFCLPLAGRVLAAAGTGNAAVSPVGVHAALSLAASGARGATRRQLLGTLGCGGGGKGAAADAANVASRVVKRVLKDRAKSGGPRLAFASGVWADASTTLSPEFVETAGGLYCSAAKTVDFKSTPEDAAEQINSWVNKSTRQTITSLVPDGLVDQNTGLVLGSALYFKGRWLDKTDIGKTAEQKFYCLDGTHVLVPFVEYDRTRLFAAHDGFKVIKLPYKQGNNERKFSMYIFLPDAHDGLFELTKKIFSEPAFLEQHLPTEKRHVGIGVPKFTISFQIDMKDFLKDMTLELPFRRDADFKDMVKEGDSKEPLFLSDVLHKVILEVNDDEIEETSVEKSIGKPLPTEHFTADHPFFFLIREEVSATVIFMGHVLDPSSQY